One window of the Bradyrhizobium sp. NP1 genome contains the following:
- a CDS encoding adenylate/guanylate cyclase domain-containing protein has translation MQQRLPVAAGAATLAVFLAAANLLPKTISEVLRDGAFDIMLAGDQPLRRPVVSDLKVIVVDIDRASIDALGTWPWPRETMARLVEAVAAGRPAAIAIDVLFAEPDDRSQAALARRLGLVTGRAEISTLGESLPDGDKRLARAISSIPVALGFVLDPDRDGALPGAAIVSRGSLPFDDLWQAAGAIGPTRPLAAAASGLGTLSLPGSADGAIRQIPVFVAAARVLMPGLAAEALRLASGAASYLIEGEPPTLVVGSRRVALSRDGLLRLVPATPWRRVARTLSAVDVLEGRADGGRLAGALVLLGGSAPELGGLRKTPADPLTPSVQIQADAVEQMVAGRVPRTLAGAAIVQPLTVLVIGVLAVVLGAALSPVTGSAILTAAIALLWIAAIAVSGLTDRLVDPLTPSIAAMLVFTVTAGTAYSLTRRREAFVRHRLEQHLAPAVVRRIVEQPDLVKLTGERREVTSLFTDIEGFTATMHRAGPEELVATLDQYFEGVAGIVIKHGGMIDKIVGDGVHALFNAPLDLEDHPQRAVECAIAIQAWSEGFRRRAPAVAMELGRTRIGIETGPAVVGDVGIQSKLDYTAHGDAVNMAARLEACNKELGTAICVGPGAAARCDAALLRPLGQLAVRGRAEPITVFEPWPSDAPSAWREAYLAAYAILDRDATHAAMLLQKLMAERPVDLAVRRLAERLPSIRKSSLPPA, from the coding sequence TTGCAGCAGCGCCTGCCGGTTGCGGCGGGAGCCGCGACGCTGGCCGTGTTTCTGGCGGCAGCTAACCTGCTTCCCAAGACCATAAGCGAGGTGCTGCGCGACGGCGCCTTCGACATCATGCTCGCCGGCGACCAACCGCTGCGTAGACCCGTGGTATCCGACCTCAAGGTGATCGTTGTCGACATCGATCGTGCGTCAATCGATGCGCTGGGCACCTGGCCGTGGCCGCGGGAGACAATGGCACGGCTCGTCGAGGCGGTGGCGGCCGGGCGGCCCGCTGCTATCGCGATCGATGTGCTGTTCGCCGAGCCCGACGACCGTTCGCAAGCTGCGCTCGCCCGCCGGCTCGGATTGGTGACCGGCCGCGCCGAGATCAGTACGCTGGGTGAAAGCCTGCCGGACGGCGACAAGCGGCTGGCGCGAGCGATCAGCAGCATCCCCGTCGCGCTCGGCTTTGTGCTCGATCCCGATCGCGACGGCGCATTGCCGGGTGCCGCAATCGTAAGCCGCGGGTCCCTACCGTTCGACGATTTATGGCAGGCCGCGGGCGCGATCGGGCCGACGCGGCCGCTGGCCGCCGCGGCGAGCGGCCTCGGTACGCTCTCATTACCTGGCAGCGCCGATGGGGCCATCCGCCAGATTCCGGTCTTCGTCGCCGCCGCTCGTGTCCTGATGCCGGGTCTCGCTGCCGAGGCGCTGCGCCTCGCATCGGGTGCCGCGAGCTATCTCATTGAAGGAGAGCCCCCGACGCTGGTGGTCGGCAGCAGGCGAGTTGCACTGTCGCGCGATGGCCTGCTCCGGCTCGTGCCGGCGACGCCTTGGCGTCGCGTCGCCCGCACACTATCCGCGGTCGATGTCCTCGAGGGACGGGCCGACGGCGGCAGGTTGGCGGGCGCACTGGTGCTGCTTGGCGGTTCCGCGCCAGAGCTCGGCGGCTTGCGCAAAACACCTGCGGATCCGCTGACGCCGTCGGTGCAGATCCAGGCCGATGCGGTCGAGCAGATGGTCGCTGGCCGCGTGCCGCGCACGCTGGCTGGCGCGGCCATCGTACAGCCGCTCACGGTCCTGGTGATTGGGGTGCTTGCCGTCGTGTTAGGCGCTGCCTTGTCGCCGGTTACTGGCAGCGCAATCTTGACCGCCGCGATCGCGCTGCTCTGGATCGCCGCAATCGCCGTGTCGGGTCTCACGGATCGCCTCGTCGATCCGCTGACCCCCTCGATCGCGGCCATGCTGGTGTTCACCGTGACGGCCGGTACCGCCTACTCGTTGACGCGCCGGCGGGAGGCGTTCGTGCGCCATCGGCTCGAACAGCATCTCGCGCCGGCGGTCGTCCGCCGCATCGTCGAACAACCGGATCTGGTCAAGCTCACTGGGGAGCGGCGCGAGGTCACCTCGCTCTTCACTGACATCGAGGGTTTCACCGCGACGATGCATCGCGCCGGCCCCGAGGAGCTGGTTGCAACGCTCGACCAATATTTCGAGGGCGTCGCCGGCATCGTGATCAAGCATGGCGGCATGATCGATAAGATCGTCGGAGACGGCGTGCATGCTCTCTTTAATGCACCCCTCGACCTTGAGGATCATCCACAACGCGCCGTCGAATGCGCGATCGCCATTCAGGCGTGGAGCGAGGGCTTTCGCCGCCGCGCCCCCGCCGTCGCAATGGAGCTGGGCCGCACCCGCATCGGGATCGAGACCGGGCCCGCCGTCGTCGGCGACGTCGGCATTCAATCCAAGCTCGACTACACCGCTCACGGCGATGCCGTCAACATGGCGGCGCGGCTCGAAGCTTGCAACAAGGAGCTCGGTACGGCGATCTGTGTCGGGCCAGGTGCAGCTGCGCGATGTGACGCCGCGCTGCTGCGCCCGCTTGGGCAGCTGGCGGTCCGCGGGCGCGCGGAGCCGATCACTGTCTTTGAACCGTGGCCGAGCGACGCGCCGTCCGCCTGGCGCGAAGCATATCTGGCGGCCTACGCCATACTCGACCGTGATGCGACCCACGCCGCCATGCTGTTGCAAAAGCTGATGGCCGAGCGTCCCGTGGACCTGGCAGTGCGCCGGCTCGCCGAGCGATTGCCCTCGATACGGAAGTCCAGTCTGCCGCCGGCATGA